Proteins encoded by one window of Alphaproteobacteria bacterium:
- a CDS encoding carboxymuconolactone decarboxylase family protein: MTSIEELKELLPDYAKDIRLNLSNLADDTTLTDQQKAGTFIACALASRNSQTIEMIFKIFSSFLSETALEAVKAAATIMSMNNIYYRFVHLVSSPDYKTLPARLRMNVLAKPNVEKTDFELWSLAVSAINGCGMCMDSHENVLRTSGIAPEAIQNCIRIAAVIHAVANVLESEAILKNES; this comes from the coding sequence ATGACATCAATTGAAGAATTAAAAGAGCTTTTACCAGATTATGCGAAAGATATACGTCTTAATCTTTCAAATCTAGCTGATGATACAACCCTGACCGATCAACAAAAAGCTGGGACTTTTATTGCTTGCGCTTTGGCGTCTAGAAATTCTCAAACAATTGAAATGATTTTTAAAATTTTTTCATCATTTCTATCAGAAACGGCTCTTGAAGCTGTTAAAGCCGCAGCAACAATTATGTCTATGAATAATATTTATTATAGATTTGTTCATCTTGTTTCATCACCCGATTATAAAACATTACCAGCAAGATTAAGAATGAATGTATTGGCAAAACCAAATGTTGAAAAGACAGATTTTGAATTATGGTCTTTAGCCGTATCAGCTATTAATGGATGTGGTATGTGTATGGATTCACATGAAAATGTTTTACGTACATCAGGTATTGCACCTGAAGCTATACAAAACTGCATTCGAATAGCTGCTGTTATTCATGCTGTTGCTAATGTTCTTGAAAGTGAAGCCATTCTTAAAAACGAAAGTTAA
- the cysQ gene encoding 3'(2'),5'-bisphosphate nucleotidase CysQ, giving the protein MILPDLLPQIIDLACHAGDIIMTYYNKDFVVVEEKPDTSPVTPADKEADEFILSGLRKLTPDIPAISEEIFDHLSSPYLEKNDRQFWLIDPLDGTRQFIKKNPEFTVNIALIRDHKPIFGVIHVPCNNTTFWGGENLGAWRSNNGIKNAIAARTPDKAGLTIVTSRSNKMPEHAKSFLEKYTILERNPVSSSLKFCLLAEGKADLYPRFGHTMEWDTAAGQAILEAAGGSVRQVNNQPLMYGKNGFINPFFVAWGHNQKIL; this is encoded by the coding sequence GTGATTTTACCTGATTTATTACCACAAATTATTGATCTTGCCTGTCATGCAGGTGATATCATAATGACTTATTATAATAAAGATTTTGTTGTGGTTGAAGAAAAACCCGATACAAGTCCCGTCACCCCAGCGGATAAAGAAGCTGATGAATTTATTTTGTCAGGATTACGAAAATTAACACCTGATATCCCAGCTATATCTGAAGAAATATTTGATCATCTTTCATCCCCCTATTTAGAAAAAAATGATCGTCAATTTTGGCTTATAGATCCCCTAGATGGCACTAGGCAATTTATCAAAAAAAATCCAGAATTTACTGTTAATATTGCGCTTATACGTGATCATAAACCCATTTTTGGGGTCATTCATGTCCCATGTAATAATACCACATTTTGGGGGGGTGAAAATTTGGGGGCATGGCGTTCCAATAATGGAATCAAAAATGCTATAGCTGCCCGAACACCTGACAAAGCAGGTTTAACTATAGTCACCAGTAGATCTAATAAGATGCCCGAGCATGCAAAATCTTTTTTAGAGAAATATACAATTCTGGAGCGAAATCCCGTATCAAGTTCATTAAAATTTTGTTTGTTGGCCGAAGGAAAAGCAGATTTATATCCACGCTTTGGACATACAATGGAATGGGATACAGCAGCAGGACAAGCTATTTTGGAAGCAGCAGGTGGGAGTGTGCGTCAAGTTAACAACCAGCCATTAATGTATGGTAAAAATGGCTTTATTAATCCATTTTTTGTAGCATGGGGACATAATCAAAAAATACTATGA
- a CDS encoding threonylcarbamoyl-AMP synthase: MTNIHKIYPPNWSTLYQSVNLLNQGELVAFPTETVYGLGADATNEQAVSKIFAIKNRPHFNPLITHVAEVDQARDLAVFNDQALELARYFWPGPLTLVLNRQKNCSISSLACAGLDTIAIRIPRNPTAQNLLIAFDKPIVAPSANLSGKVSPTTAAHVSQALSNKIDIIIDGGNCEVGIESTIINLTQDIPVLLRPGAITLEQLKSHINILENASKDIRAPGMLSQHYAPDLPLRLNVTEVYDNEALLAFGSPIPCKTNVIKNLSLDGNLEEAAINLFSMLRDLDQSDKVTSIAVMPIPENGLGMAINDRLRRAAARS, encoded by the coding sequence ATGACGAATATACATAAAATTTATCCCCCTAATTGGAGCACCCTTTATCAATCTGTGAATTTATTAAATCAAGGCGAACTTGTTGCTTTTCCAACAGAAACAGTTTATGGCCTTGGTGCTGATGCAACAAATGAACAGGCTGTGTCAAAAATCTTTGCCATAAAAAACCGGCCCCATTTTAATCCCTTAATTACCCATGTTGCCGAAGTTGATCAAGCGCGTGATCTTGCTGTATTTAATGATCAGGCCCTTGAGCTTGCCAGATATTTTTGGCCTGGACCATTAACCTTGGTTTTAAATCGTCAAAAAAATTGTTCTATTTCTTCACTTGCCTGTGCAGGGCTTGATACCATTGCTATTCGTATTCCAAGAAACCCTACTGCTCAAAATTTATTGATTGCTTTTGATAAACCCATTGTTGCCCCAAGTGCAAATCTTTCAGGTAAAGTTAGCCCCACGACAGCAGCCCATGTTAGTCAAGCGCTTTCCAACAAAATTGATATTATCATTGATGGGGGCAACTGCGAAGTTGGTATTGAATCAACTATTATAAATTTAACCCAGGATATTCCTGTGTTATTAAGACCAGGTGCTATTACATTGGAACAATTAAAATCCCACATTAATATTTTAGAAAATGCATCTAAAGATATACGTGCCCCTGGTATGCTATCCCAACATTATGCCCCTGATCTTCCCCTTAGACTTAATGTTACAGAAGTTTACGACAATGAAGCATTATTGGCTTTTGGTTCCCCTATTCCTTGTAAAACCAATGTCATAAAAAATTTAAGTCTCGATGGCAATCTTGAAGAAGCAGCCATAAATTTATTTTCTATGTTAAGAGATTTAGATCAATCTGATAAAGTAACCTCTATTGCCGTTATGCCTATTCCAGAAAATGGTTTAGGAATGGCAATTAACGATAGATTACGTAGAGCTGCAGCCAGATCATAA
- the fabI gene encoding enoyl-ACP reductase FabI: MVEAKGLMAGKRGLIMGVANDKSIAWGIAQATAKEGADLAFTYQGEILQKRVTPLAESVKSKLILPCDVTDDQSIENVFNILEKEWDNLDFVVHAIAFSDKEELKGKYVHTSRKNFLQTLDVSCFSFTTICKKATKLMPHGGSLLTLSYYGAEKVMPHYNVMGVAKAALETSVKYLAADLGDQNIRVNAISAGPIKTLAASGIGDFRYILKWNELNAPLHKNVTLEQVGNSGLYLLSDLSNGVTGEIHHVDCGYHVVGMVRTESAQEVSELLQGFNPKSS; the protein is encoded by the coding sequence ATGGTCGAAGCAAAAGGGCTTATGGCTGGTAAGCGCGGACTTATTATGGGGGTTGCTAATGATAAATCCATTGCATGGGGTATTGCCCAAGCCACAGCTAAAGAAGGGGCAGATTTAGCCTTCACATACCAAGGGGAAATTTTGCAAAAACGTGTTACACCTTTGGCTGAAAGTGTGAAATCCAAACTTATTTTACCATGCGATGTAACCGATGATCAAAGCATTGAAAATGTTTTTAATATTTTGGAAAAAGAATGGGATAATTTGGATTTTGTTGTCCATGCGATTGCCTTTTCTGATAAAGAAGAATTAAAAGGCAAATATGTCCATACATCACGTAAAAATTTCTTACAAACGCTTGATGTATCATGTTTTTCTTTTACCACAATATGTAAAAAAGCAACCAAGCTTATGCCTCATGGCGGAAGTTTATTAACACTTTCCTATTATGGCGCTGAAAAAGTAATGCCCCATTATAATGTCATGGGGGTTGCTAAAGCAGCCTTAGAGACAAGTGTCAAATATTTAGCTGCGGATTTAGGTGATCAAAATATTAGGGTCAATGCAATTTCAGCGGGGCCTATTAAAACATTAGCAGCATCTGGCATTGGTGATTTTCGGTATATTTTAAAATGGAATGAGCTTAACGCACCTCTTCATAAAAATGTTACATTAGAGCAAGTTGGGAATTCTGGTCTTTATTTATTAAGCGATCTATCGAATGGCGTTACAGGTGAAATTCACCATGTTGATTGTGGGTATCACGTGGTTGGGATGGTCAGAACAGAATCTGCCCAAGAAGTTTCAGAATTACTTCAAGGATTTAATCCAAAATCTTCATAA
- the aroC gene encoding chorismate synthase: MSFNQFGRLFRFTSWGESHGPAIGCVIDGCPSKISLNESDIQYWLDQRKPGQSRFTSQRQEEDKVEILSGVFDGHTTGTPISLLIKNKDQKPKDYDYLKDQFRPGHADYTYHVKYGLRDHRGGGRSSARETACRVAAGAVARKIIHHILGHDIIIQGALIQIGVHSINRANWNWNEINQNPFWCPDSTMVEIWAKYLDAIRKEGSSIGAMVEITARQVPAGLGCPIYGKLDADLATAFMGINAVKGIEIGDGFSCVTSKGEEYIDEISYDHPHIKFLSNHAGGILGGISTGQDIIVRFALKPTSSILKHIHSINQNNENITLTNKGRHDPCLGIRAVPVGEAMIAIVLADHLLLHLGQNGKITKSGI; this comes from the coding sequence ATGTCCTTTAATCAATTTGGTCGTCTTTTTCGTTTTACAAGTTGGGGTGAAAGCCATGGTCCAGCCATTGGGTGCGTCATAGATGGATGTCCATCTAAAATATCCTTAAACGAAAGTGATATTCAATATTGGTTAGATCAACGCAAACCAGGGCAATCACGTTTTACATCCCAACGCCAAGAAGAAGATAAAGTAGAAATACTTTCAGGTGTCTTTGATGGGCATACCACAGGCACACCCATTAGTCTTTTAATTAAAAACAAAGATCAAAAACCCAAAGACTATGATTATTTAAAAGACCAATTTCGTCCTGGTCATGCGGATTATACCTATCATGTAAAATATGGACTACGTGACCATCGTGGCGGAGGACGCAGTTCAGCCAGGGAAACAGCATGCCGTGTTGCCGCAGGTGCAGTTGCTCGAAAAATTATCCACCATATTTTAGGTCACGATATTATTATCCAAGGGGCATTAATCCAAATTGGTGTGCATTCAATTAATCGTGCTAATTGGAATTGGAATGAAATTAATCAAAATCCTTTTTGGTGCCCTGATTCAACGATGGTTGAAATTTGGGCAAAGTATTTGGATGCTATACGTAAGGAAGGATCGTCTATTGGGGCGATGGTTGAAATTACTGCACGCCAAGTTCCAGCTGGCCTTGGGTGCCCCATTTATGGAAAGCTGGATGCAGATCTTGCAACAGCTTTTATGGGAATTAATGCTGTTAAAGGTATTGAAATTGGGGATGGTTTTTCATGTGTAACATCGAAGGGTGAAGAATATATTGATGAAATATCTTATGATCATCCACACATAAAATTTTTATCCAATCATGCAGGTGGTATTCTGGGGGGCATTTCAACAGGCCAAGATATTATTGTGCGCTTTGCGCTTAAACCAACCAGTTCTATTTTAAAACATATTCATAGTATTAATCAAAACAATGAAAATATAACTCTCACAAATAAAGGAAGACATGACCCATGTCTTGGAATTCGGGCTGTTCCTGTTGGCGAAGCTATGATAGCTATCGTGTTAGCAGATCATTTACTCCTTCATTTAGGGCAAAATGGAAAAATTACCAAATCAGGAATTTAA